The Amblyomma americanum isolate KBUSLIRL-KWMA chromosome 11, ASM5285725v1, whole genome shotgun sequence genome includes the window cgcctagaccccttactccgactcagtcctccgtccggcctctcccgctgcgatgctacgctgttgtgtcgcctgtggctgggagtggcgttcacaaatgcctactcccacttaatagCAATGACAGACTCTCCTCCGCGTGAGATCTGTGGGTGAGACGAATCAATAAAACAACTTccttgtaactgccctcggtttcagcgtgagcgtgaactcctggctgcaacactccgtcgtttagatcctcggccccttactgaagccaagattctgggtccttggagtaagccttcatcgcggaggacagctttgaaggcacttttcaagttcttggggGACTCatgactgagtgcaaggttgtgagcTATCAGTGTGTGGCCTGTGTACCcttcaagtaacggccaacggacatgtggaaaagtgatcatctccctctgttctctcccctttctatctctccctccgttccctttcccacgtgtagggtagcataccgggcatAGCCTAGTtgacctctctgcctttccgttatatatatatatatatatatatatatatatatatatatatatatatatatatatatatatatatatatatatatatatatatatatatatatatatatatatatctttttccTCTGACGTGCTTTGAAGCTCTCGCCCCCCAGTGTACGTTTGCTCGCTTACAACACCATCATTCGCCCAGTGCTAGAATATGCCGTCGTAATCTGGGATCCCTTCACTAAATCTAACACTGCTAAATTAAAGCGAGTTCAGAAGAAAGCAGCTCGGATTATTTACAACTCGTATGGTCGTACATACATCAGTGATCTACTTAATCAAAGTGGCTTGCTTCCAGTCTCTCGTAGAGACCGTATctgtcgtttgaaattcttttttcAACTAATCAAAGGCGAATACAATATTAACACCTCCAACATTATATCGTACTCATCTGGACATAACACAAGGCAACGGTACGATTTTACAGCCACACCATTAAACGCAACTATTAACTCCTATAAGTATTCCTATTTCTTCAGAACTattacagactggaataatctCAATAACGATGCAGTATCACAAACGTCTCTAAAAATGTTTTAAACCCATCTTTAGTttccttacattttttttttcaccgcataTATGTTGTTGCATTTGTATCGTGTGTTTTGCATTcctgtttcttcattttttcctttGTATAATTGATCTATAATTTTATTTTAACACCTTAAGAGCGTATTTATTGTTTCCAGCCTGTGTTTACTTGTATATTGTATGCACACCCTGCTAAGGTGTTGTAAAtgatcgcagtatcaataaaaaATGTTTTAATAACTATTGTAGTAGTATATTTGGGTGACAGTAAGCATCGCATGTTTAATAAAGGCTTGTCTGTTGGATGGTCGCACAGTTTTCCTTGGTAGTGTTCAAATATtcttaaaatctttttttttttgcaacaccgGTAATTTGTTGTAGTTTTGCGCTGTAGTTGTTCCCCACTCTAGGCCACATGATAACTTGCACTATTATTCGTTTTATACTCGTTTTATATTCTGTAGTTGTTCCCCACACTACGCCACATAATAACTTGCACGATTATTCGTTTTATACTCGTTTTATATTCGTTAACGAATGTTCGTAAcactattcgattcgtattctaTTCTATCACTATTCCAATTTGCATTCGATCCAATATTTAGCTACGGCATCCCTATTCGAATGGGAATTTAAAAAGCAATGTGCCCGCATTCTTATTCAAATACGCTGTTTGCACAGACGCCGGTTAATCATAAGACTGCGTTGAATCTAGAGTATTTAGCAATGATCAGCTATTGAGTTGTGATCCATGAGGTTCGTATCTAAATGCGGTCCCCTATTTCTAGACGGCACCTGGCTACGCTGTTCGCATTGCACAAGCAGCGTCGATACGAGAGATGGCAACCACAATGGACGCGACCTGGAGGGCGCCAGACGAAAAGAAAACCAAGATTCCAAACCGGAGCGCAGATGCAAGAGAGAGGAACGCACTCCagacgagagaaagagagagttgATAAGGTTGACGTGTACTCCCCTCTCCCGGACGAGTTGTATAACACTGCACGCCAATGAAAAGAATGAAACggaagagggaaagagagagatagagagagcgcAACGGCGGAATGCTCGCAAAAAGCACAAAGTGCTACAAAAATAACACTAGAGGAAAGGCAGCAGGCCAACCGTCTGCGCGCCTGGCTTCCCGTCGCAGACGTTCCACGCGCGACGGAGGGTGCTGGGAGGCCACGCTTGAGTAGGCGGTTCGCTCGGTTGGTCGTCTGCAACGTTGGGTCGTCTGCTCGACGGACCATCGAGCAGACGGCGGCCCCTCCAAAGCAGGAAGGCCTTCAAGATTCGAGGCGTACCTTGTCCGGTGCTTCTGCTAAACACTTGCCTGAATATATTGTTATAAAGGTTTATATAATTATAGATACTGAACGCGGCCAGATATGTAAGCGACGAGCGGTAGACAACGCCTCCCAACTGTAGGGACTCTGTACCTGCATGCCAAACAAAGAGTGCGAGACTGCAGATAGTGGACAAAGAAAACAAGTTTTGTCCAGTGGGGACCGTAGCAATTTCATTACATGCTGTTGAATCATTGCAGCAATTATAATCGCGGCAGAGATACCGAGGtaggaagaaataaaaacaaaacggtAATGTGTTTTTCTCTAGCGGAGCACACAATTTCAGCGTGCAAGAACTGAGTGTGTGAGGTAataaataccttttttttttgcagcatgtCGAGACCACTCCAAAAACCTCAAATTCATCTGGGCACCTAACGAGAAATCTAGCTGTTGtgaggggcgaaaaaaaaaatgatagccgGAAAATTCAAGCGCAGATGCACAAGCCAAAATAATAACTGAATGAAAACAAATTCAAAGTGTGCGGGCCTCATAAATTCGCACTTGATGGCGAAATACCGCCTTCAAGCATGAATTACTGCTCTAGCGAAATTTGAAAACGGGATCTACTAGCCCAAACCGACGCGCGATATCATATTGCGCACTTCCCAAGGTCGCGTTGAGCGGCCAAGCGAAATGCCAAGGAGAGCCCAGAATTAAAAGGGCTCCGATTAAAGTAATGCCAGAATCCTTCAGTAGCGCTGGAATGTCTCTGGCACTGCGGATTCAGTAATGCAAGTGTTTTCATCACACAGCCGAGGCGAGTGATGAGATTCAGCTCGCATCGAGTGGTCACTGCTGCACAAATTGAGCATGCTTCGGGCAGAACCTTGCTGTTGTCAGTTCATGCGAAGGCAGCCACTAGAATTTACGATTTCATTTCTTCACCGtaataaacttttttttccctGTAAAAATAATTCTGATCACGTATATAGGCCACAACCTTCGCCACATTACCATGAGTTAAACGAACTAAGCAGGCAATACTAAACCACCTGCAAATGAGAAGACATTCCGGTTAAGAAATGCTGCTCCGGTGCCCATGCTATTTCATGTACCCCCAGATACGAGCTTCCGTCGCTCATACCAGTTATTTTGCTAGACTGAGTAGTCTGCAGGCAGTAAGCCCGGAAAAGGTCAGGACACAAACAACGCAGAAGCCAGGGTTTTGCTGTAAAAGTGAAAATGCAGGTTTTATTCAACTACTAAAGCACACTCAGTAAGCTgacctccacaaaaaaaaaaagtcctctgGACTAGCTTACAGCTTCACAAGGCACAACATCAGGAGGGGCGCAAATTCTGCCCCGAGGCAATGGTTCATCACACGTCAAAAATTCGCAGCTTCTAGCTCACTTCTTCTGGACATCACCGCTTGCACCTTGGTGCTTGACTTCGATCGGGACTGGCTTGTTCGCCTCCCTCTTTGGAGCGTTCTTGCGCGGTGCCTCGAGGGCCAACAGTCCGTTAGGGTTCAGGTGACACTTGACGGACTCTGGTTCGACGTCCTCGGGCAGCACATAGCGGCGAGTGAACTCACGCTTGATGTAGCAACCGCGGTCGTCAGACTTTTCTTCATGCTTGCCGTGGATGACGACACAGTTGTCCTGAGTCTTGACGGTGATCTCCTCCGGAGTGAAGTGCCTAGTGTCAACCTGGATGGCGAACTTGTCCGGGGTGCAGGCGACAGAGGTGCCCTGCTGGGCTGGGCAGACGGCACCGGACGACTGCTGGTGACGGGGCTGGATGTAGAACCGCTGGTGGTAGTACGGCGGGTCGAACAGCTCTCCGTCCAAGAACGAGCCACCGAAGTCGTCCTCCAGGAAACGCCTCATCAAGTCAGCGGGGCCCAAGGAGCCGCGGTTCAGCAGTGGGAACAGAGCCATCACTCTTCGCAAACTTTTCTGCACTAGCACGTCAACGCAGAGAGCAATGCAAATCTGAGCCGGCGTGTGGAGCCGACGCCGCTTTTAAACCGTGTCGTCTGCTTCGAGAAGCGCGTTCGAGAATGCGCGAGAAGCGCGGAGCAACGACCGGCCGTGAGCGAACGGGCGGTGCAATTGGTCAGGCTACGTCACGTGCTGCGCGCCGCTGGCGCCATCTTGGCAACGCCGGCGCAAACAACGGGGGAGGAGCGTTTGTTTGTTCTCGATTTTTCTGGTATGTTCGCCGCGCCGTGTTGCCAACTTCCTGCTGCGGCAGACTTGCGTACACCGGTGCGAACCTGCACGCAGCACTGATGACAGCTTCACGTAAGGTCTTCACATTCCGCGAGAGTAGCTCCGCGGTTGTTTTTTGCGCATTTTTCGCAGTTTAAGTGGCGGCATTTTTGAAATAGGCGTCTTTGAGGGGCACATCAGGACAGGATTGTTGCGATACTCTAAAACCGATACGCCCTTTTACAATTCCTACTGCTCCTTGGTGATAAAAATAAAATAGGCTCCTTTAATAAACCCGCCTGATGAACTATGTCGTCGTTGATTGCCTAAACAGTTATTTAAACGGCCGACAACGAATTCCAGTCTGAAACGAACTGCGTGCGTCAGAGTACATTCGGTGGGGACATCATTTTGGTCCGCACTGCAGTTTTGTTTATTGGTTGTTTCCATCTTTGTGTCTCAGAAAAACTAAATCATGCATCTATGACTTTCCGCGAAAATATTTCGTACAGTTGTTCAAATGGCAGGCTTCACTATTGTTCTACTACGACGCCAAGTCAGCAAAAATTATCATCAGCTGTAAGAACACGCTACCGAATGTGGTGCGGTTTCTGATATGACAGTTATGTGAGACGGATGCGCGCACGGTGCCGCTTCTGAAAATAAAGCAATGTTTTCGCACCCCTTGGTCTGCTCCCCATGCTCTGTCATTCACTCACTGTTTGATTTTCATACTAGATACGCTCTATTAATTTTCATACTGGATACGCTCTATTAATTCAGGGCTGAAACTACGTGTACTGTTGTAGGTCGAGCTGATTGCACCGCATTCTACAGCTTACATTGGGTTGGAGTGCTAATTAAAGCTTCAGCTCCAGACAATGGTATTTCTTGCTCATTTGCGGCCATTTAGTAATTTTCTGTCAAAGCTAAGATCTCAGTATGTAATAAACTGAGCCTAAGcctcaaagaaaaaatgtaaacaaCGAAAGGCAACCCTACGCATGATATGGGCTCAATGTAGCTGGCTCCCGGAGTAGTGTATATGTCACTGGAGTGTTTGACTACGCAGTCATCGTTTACATTAACTGTTAATAAAATGGGTTGATCGTGTTTGTCTAAATCATACTGTAACTCTGAGCTGTGGCATGAACAAGCTTACTAGCTCCTAGTACTTCTTTCTGCTTACACCAGTCCACACGCATACAGGGGCAATATTCTTTTTCATAATATTAATGGGCAACAGTGCTGTCATACCAGCCTGTACACGTATAGGTTTGTGAAACGAGCAATCCGCTAGAAAGTTCAGGCATAGCCTATTTTAAATAAATAGGTGTTACACTGGAAATGTTTTTTGATAGCGCAAGATACAGTTCCGCCTTTGTTTGAGCTGGTTACTGTCAATGGCAGGCATTAATATGAGTGGATGTAGATGAGATATACAATAAAAGGAGAATGGCTCACTAAATATTGTGAGAAACATAGCCACAGAGTCTGATGAAAATGTTAACAGCTAATAGATAGACAAGTCGTGATGTAATTAAGGTTCCTCACTTATCTTGTAGATGGCGGTTTTGTGTTCGTGTGATGTTGTGTGATGTTGAAGAGACCATTGATCGAAGTTCTGATAGAAGTGGAAGTGACCGAAGTGGCTCATGCTTCCACTGATCGAAGTAGAAACGTGGATAATATACCACAATACTACCACTGCATGAATGTACGCAATATGATTTTGCATTGTGACAAATGGCTTATGAGTGAATTGTTAGGCATTGATACCATGAATTAAAGATTTAGTGCAGTAAAATTCCCGAAATGGGGATAATATCAGTTCATTGTTGAGTGAAAGAGGATAAAGGTTTTCAATATTTTATCATATCGGAGCCCATGCTGTTGCCTTGCCATGTAAAAATTGACTAACCATCAACTCCTTTGTACTTGCAGTCAGTCCGTGCAGAGTTCTACTGAAAAGTTCCCGGCCAAGCGCAGATTCAACAAAGAAACAGCAACAGAAGGAACAAAGAAAATAAATACACTAAAAAATACAAACTACGGCTCTGCACCTCTCGTTCACCCTCGCAGCACACGCAATCGTGGCATCCAGTTGGCATTGTTCTCTTCAAGTACATAACACCTTCTCTCTTCATGCGAGCGTAGCACATAAGAGTTGAGCATGGCACCTGCAGTGTTGCATAGCTGTACTTTTGGTATGGTATGTGGAGTGTAATGTCCTAGAGCTGCACATGGGATATGTGAACGGCAttgcagtgcagggctccggattaatttaagccccctggggctctttaacctgTAGCACTGTCATTACTCAACACACGggtgtcttttgcgtttcgcctacatcctAATACGACAACTGTGGCCAGGATGCAGCCCTCACATCCTTGGACTAAGCAGTCAAATGCCTTAGCCTATAAGCCACCACGGCAAGTGCAGCTGTACCCACCCTCATGCGGAGGTGCCTCCAACATAAGCAAAGAACTACAAGCTAGTATGGCATGTCTTATTGCCTTATAGTTTTAAGGGGGCAATCggcgtagccatacggctacaaagaagaggtaaaaaaaaaagattcttgtTTTCTTAAACTACGAAGTTTCGGTGGAAACTGTATAGATTTCCTTAGTAGCCCTGTGGCTGGGCTTCAATAGATGCCAATAGTAATTGCCCCCTTAAAACAAATGTAGTCCGCCTGGGGGATCCCCGTAAACATTGAACCAACGCTTTATAGTATGTTTCACTGCCTATTATGCACCATGATGAGAGCAACAATGCAAAACGAATAAATGGTAACAGCAGTTTTGCTGTACCCGCTAGCATGCATAGTCATACGATAGGCAGTTACGCATTAGCTCAGTCACCGCACTGTCTGTACAGTATCACATGAATTTTCAAAGATGTttaaaaaacaagaataaagaaaTGAGGTGTGGTATACGATATGCCAACGTCACCTTGGTTTTTATGGCCATGTACTACAATATGCGAAAGTTTACGGAAAATAGAAACCATAAAACTAAGAATTTTCGGCCTTTAAATCCAGTCAGGGCACCCATAAACTACCAGGTGCAGTTTGCACTTACATGTGCGACTACATCAGTGTCCCTGTTAATACCTGTCAATTCATGGCTCGTGATAAACGCTTTGCAACGACAGTTGATCTTCTTTCTTTGATTGTATTAACATCACGATTTAATCCCCTCTCTCCCTGCAGTGCTTGCTAACCATAGCATATATCCAGTAGTTGGTGCACCCACGTGTTTTGGGTAAGCCTTTGTGCGACCTCAAGCTTGGGACCCAAAAGCGAGCCAAGTTAATTTGCGGTGTCACTATTTAAAACTTTATAACCATTTTCCGTGCAAACAGACATATACAGCTCATCCGTTGAATTGCTGCCACAAACAATTGCCATCGCTAGGCGTTTCGATATTTGCCGGCATGGAAAACATTCCCGCCGGCCGCCGGTAACGTGAGTATGTTTTCGTCGCCCACAGCGCCCTGTTTATTTTGACGGCCTTGCTGCGTACCATGTGGTCATCGCTCCGAGCGAGTGACCTTGCCGCAATGCGACGGtgtgcaccacgtgaccactcTCAACCAATCAGTGACCAACCTTCGCCTTCTGCCTCCAGGTCGGCTTCGATCGCAGGCTAGCGGAGCAGACGCTGCTGAGTCccccgcagcagacgacgccagcCCATCGAGCAGACGACCGACGGATTCTGCATCTCTTGGTAGCAACTCGAGAGTCCTCCTCAAAGGCAAGATGAATTACCACTTGTCAGCGTGCTATACCGGTTCTTTTTAATATACCTGCAGTAATGGCCTCTCATAGTTTTAACACTGAATAAGTTAAAGGAGGGACTATTTACAGACCGGTTCGATTTTCCGCCAAATTCACAGCCGATGCGCTAGCAGCCAAAGAAACGTGACATTAGGTGCGTTAGGTAGCTCTTTAACGATAAACCTTTCGCCACATTTACACTGAAGTGCTCTCTTAACACCTATTTATGCCGCTgcagaggctcagtggttatggcgctcggctgctgacccgaaagacgcgggttcgatcccgggagcggcggccgaatttcgatccaggcgaaattcaagaggcccatgtactgtgcggtgtcagtgaacgttatagaatcccaggtggtcgaaatttccggagtcctccactacggcgtccctcgtagcctgaatcgctttgggacattaagcccccataaacgaaaccaaaccttaACTCCGATTCAAGCACTTCACAGTAACTCTATCTTCGCTTTATGGGCGCAGGAGTTTTCAAAAGGAAAGAGTTCTTTGCATTATAGTCTAAATGCGTGTTGCATTAGTCTGAATAATGTAAATATTATCAAACCGTCCTCCAGGTAATTTATTTTCTTGGATTGATGACAACCATCTAGTAGGAGCTTGTTTTTTGACGACCTTTACTGCCGTCCTGTCTCGATTCTTACCACAGCTGTCGCTTTCTCGCgtgcttacttttttttcttgtatcgTAGGACCAAGCACTCGCCTCCCTTCTGCGCGGGAGCAGACGACTGGAAGCACTGCTGCGCATCTAAAGCAACAGCTGCAGACGACTTCCCGCCTCCTGCTTTGTGGTCATCGCGAGCAGACGAAGACCGTAAACAAGCATGGCGCTGTTTCCGCTGCTGAACCGCAACCTCTTGGGCGGCTCCGATCTGGCGAGGCGGCTGTTCGACGACGATTTCGGCGGTTCCTTCCTCGACGGTGAGCTGTTCGATCCGCCGTTCTACCACCAACGGTTCTACCTCCAGCCTCGACACCAGGAACCGTCGTCCAGCGTCTGCCCAGCCCAGCAGGGCACCTCGGTCGCCTGCACCCCGGACAAGTTCGCCATCCAGGTTGACACTAGGCACTTCACTCCGGAGGAGATCACCGTCAAGACTCAGGACAACTGCGTCATCATCCACGGCAAGCACGAAGAGAAGTCGGACGACCGCGGCTGCTACGTCAAGCGGGAGTTCACCCGCCGCTACGTTCTCCCAGAAGACGTGGACCCTCATACCGTCAAGTGTCACCTGACCCAGGGGGGTCTTCTGGCCCTGGAAGCCCCGCGCAAGAACACCAAGAAGGAAGAACCCAAGATGATCCCGATCGACATAAAACACGAGGGAAAGAAGGAGGGCGGGAAATAAGGTCTCGGTTTAGATACCGTGGCTGTGGTTGTATCACCTTTCCTGGAGATGCTGGAACTCGCTCCGTGACTTAAAGAGGCAACGTCATCACATAAGGCTTCGGTAGCCACGCCCGATTTAAGTATTCGCAAGCCCTGTTTACGGTCCTACAGTGGTTCGTGCTAATCCTGTATGTTGTTTCTTATTCAGGGATACATACTAGTACCGGGTAAACTAAAGCAGCTACTGTTCTCTGGACACAAAACGCACTCTACAAATCTGGACGTGCCTAAAGTCAAGGACTCCACGGAAATTCACAAACTTGCTCGACATATTCGTAAAGCTGCTCATAGCTGAGGTGCAATCAGGCATCCTGTTATCACGCTTTGGAGCAGTTCCGTGACAATGCCAACACGTACTAGAAACGGCGAAGATTTTGATCTAGCGTTGTGTAATTATGCGCCAAGCCAGAACCAATGTAACCGGATTGTTTAATGTACACACACCACGTCGCTCAGACATGTCAGGACGACCAGATGCTAACGCTTCTGTCAATCACGAGTTCGCGCAGTCTATCACGTCTATCAGCGATCAGTGCTTTACTGAGATCTTCCAGCCAGCCCTGTGGACGCAGCGTTCAAAATATTTAGCCGGATTTGAGCCATTACGAGCGTCCCGTCTAGTATGCTTTTTTTATGGACATTGAATTCAAATATTCGCGCCTATGAAAGTATTGCCGCTAGAGGTCGCTAGTTGGGACTCGAAGGCCACGGCGTGGAGTTTGAAAATTGGATTCAGGGGATGTGCTGCAGCGCGTGCCAGTCAACGCAACTAGCACATATATGCGGACATTTCAAGCCAAAACTGCCAGAAGACACCTGTGATAACTGGAAATCTctataggtaaaaaaaaaagtttctattAGTCGGTTAACAACAAACACACGTCTTGAGTATGACTGGCTTAGCTGACGTCTCCGTATTATGAATGTCTGTATTACGCATGCCATTCTTTGCTACAATGCCACGGTTTAAACACGAGTATAGCCATGCCAAGTAAGAATAGACTGGTAGCTAATACAAAGCATTGTGAGACTGTGACCCAATTATTACTTAATACGAACGCTCAGCCCTCCGTAATATTAATATTGGGCGTCTAGCTTCTGTGCGCTACCGATTTGTGAGCTAACATTTCTAGCTCGAGAGCAGGTATTGGTTGAACGCGACTAGTTCGTCGCTAACCTACAATCTGAGCTCCGATAACCTCAGCTACAGAGCAGGCGTGAATATAACCGCGGCTCAATGTACACGAAACAAATTGCTCACATGTGTTTACCGAACATGAAAACTTAATGCAGGTTACATGCTTTATCGAGGCATTTCCATGCTGCAGACGTTCCAAAGAGGTTGTAACTGACTTAAATGTACAAAAAAACGCATACCACAAGTGCAACTCAAAGCTGTGCGTTCATGACAGCGCCTTTGCTGGAAGAGATTGACCTTTTGATATTGTGCGACCGAAACGGCCATATCTAATACTCTTGATTTGAAAAGTCCAGACATTGCTTCTGACGTCAGGATGATTTTGTACTGTCAATTGCACGGGTTTCCTTTTTGCGGATTCTTGTAAAAAGTCTTTGAGAAGTTTGAGAAAGCCTCAACATACTTGTTCCTGACATTTGGGAACGCATTTAATTGTTTACGATGCTCATGCTGTCCTGATTCCAATGCAGTCCTAAACAGGCACCAAGTCCCCAGACAAAACATAAATGACACACTGAGCTAATTATCAGGAGctgtgctttggtttcggcgtgAATCTCAGATGCAGCTATAGACATCGAACTGGTATAGGTTTTAGCAGTATTTTAGTGCAGTACTGTAACAGCTAAATCTAATCGGGAGTTCACTTCCTAGCTGTGGATCTTTAGAGAAACGATGCGGTGAAATGCCGAAGTGTCACGTGTGACACCGCGGCTAATATCGAACTAACGTAAAGAAGCGAGACCAGAATTAGGTGACACGTCACGGAGCAAGTTCTCTCCCTTGTTCTGCTAGTCCTTATCTGCCAAGCAGCCGTTACAAGCTGATCTTCTCGTAATACTGCCAGATACAAAGAAACCACTGTTTTCGTGCACTGCGGGCCAGTAATGTGTGTAGTTTGTGGTCCAGCGCTCGACATTCCGCAGTGCACCAAGCCACGAAAAAAAGTTCGCTGGTGGCGAACTAGTGCGAATGCATTGTTGTCTCCATGAAAGGAATCCAGGCTTCAGTCTGGACTGTTGTTGTGGCTATGGAATAAATGTTCGCCTGCCCGTATTGTGGTCTTGTGCAGACGTGTTTTCCTTGCTCGCACTAAGTGCCATTAAAAAGGATGTCGGAGTTTACAAGTGTAATACAAACTGCATGCTTACCTGCAGGTACCGAATTAAGTTTGGCGTCTCTTAGACCCTAGTAGAGCCCATTCATTGGCTTATCGACGAAAAAGAAATCCTATAGTCAGAAGCTCGGGCCTAATCTGACGAAATATGCAGAAACCAATAGCTTGCCTGTATTCAAAACTATACGAAAGCAGCCGGAAATAGATGAAGAAGGCTGGCTTTTttaggcatattggctgctggtATGCActaaccttcttttttttttttcgcgcgcctGAAACGCCATGCATAACGCAACACAATACACCCAGAGAAGCCAAGATGGCTTCGTTGGCTTGTTTTGCACTTCCCGTGTAGCAGACGGCGTCGCCAATCGAACGAGCGCGAACAAACCACAAAAAGCGACGCTCCGGCGCAAGGTCATGTACGATAGCGGAGCAGAAGCGAGCTTATGGTTTTTGTCAAGAGATGGCGCTGCCAAAcgcaacaaaattaaaaaaaggcaaaaaaaaagcgaacgtACCAGAACAATCGCGAAGGTTTCAGCCGTTCCCGCCGGTTTGAGCCGGCGGCGCTAGTGTGCGGATGTGCCATGTGACATAAGTGAACCAATTACGCTGTCGGCTGCTCTCGCGTTTCGCGCTCTCGAAGCAGACGACACCCTATAAAAGCGCCGTCTGCTCGGAGCACCGGGTCAGATTTGTATCGCTCTCGGCGTTGACAAGTTTGTGAGCGTGCAAAAAAAGTTTGCTTGGACGTCATGGCTCTTTTTCCACTGGTCAACCGCGGCTCCCGGTGCCCTTCGGACCTGGCCAGGCGCTTCTTCGAGGACGACTTCGGCGGCTCTTTCCTGGACGGTGAGCTGTCCGACTCGCCGTTCTATCACCAGCGGTTCTACCATCCTCGCCACCACCAGCAGTCGTCTTCGGGCCGCGTCTGCCCAGCCCAGCAGGGCACCTCGGTCGCCTGCACCCCGGACAAATTCGCCATCCAGGTGGACACCCGGCACTTCACCCCGGAGGAGATCACCGTCAAGACGCAGGACAACTGCGTCCTCATCCACGGCAAGCACGAAGAGAAGTCTGACGACCGCGGCTGCTACGTGAAACGCGAGTTCACCCGCCGGTACGTGCTGCCCGAGGATGTGGATCCCGAGTCCGTGAAATGCCACCTCAAGCCCAACGGACTTCTTGCTCTGGAGGCACCGCGCAAGAACGCGCCCAAGAAAGAGGAGGCCAAACCCATCCCC containing:
- the LOC144111011 gene encoding alpha-crystallin A chain-like, giving the protein MALFPLLNRGSLGPADLMRRFLEDDFGGSFLDGELFDPPYYHQRFYIQPRHQQSSGAVCPAQQGTSVACTPDKFAIQVDTRHFTPEEITVKTQDNCVVIHGKHEEKSDDRGCYIKREFTRRYVLPEDVEPESVKCHLNPNGLLALEAPRKNAPKREANKPVPIEVKHQGASGDVQKK
- the LOC144111013 gene encoding alpha-crystallin B chain-like; its protein translation is MALFPLLNRNLLGGSDLARRLFDDDFGGSFLDGELFDPPFYHQRFYLQPRHQEPSSSVCPAQQGTSVACTPDKFAIQVDTRHFTPEEITVKTQDNCVIIHGKHEEKSDDRGCYVKREFTRRYVLPEDVDPHTVKCHLTQGGLLALEAPRKNTKKEEPKMIPIDIKHEGKKEGGK
- the LOC144111012 gene encoding alpha-crystallin A chain-like, translating into MALFPLVNRGSRCPSDLARRFFEDDFGGSFLDGELSDSPFYHQRFYHPRHHQQSSSGRVCPAQQGTSVACTPDKFAIQVDTRHFTPEEITVKTQDNCVLIHGKHEEKSDDRGCYVKREFTRRYVLPEDVDPESVKCHLKPNGLLALEAPRKNAPKKEEAKPIPIEIKHERASGDADKKK